From the genome of Dioscorea cayenensis subsp. rotundata cultivar TDr96_F1 chromosome 24, TDr96_F1_v2_PseudoChromosome.rev07_lg8_w22 25.fasta, whole genome shotgun sequence:
ATTAGATATGGGATTATAATGAATTGTTGCACAGCAAACCTTGAGGAAGATCGAAACATAATGTCATgtactttttatatattttatttgtccCCTATAATTTCCATAATTTGATAGTTTTCTCAATTTACTTTTAAACTTGTTACTGTTTTAAAATTTGTGCAGCAGGAAGTTATAAACACTACTTGTTAATGCTGTAAGTTTTTTGTGTAAGACAGTAGTCAGTTGCACCACTTCAAAAATCTCCAACAAATCTCCTAATTCATCCGTTCTAATCCAGAAATTGTTGATCATATAACATTGTAGGAACACAACAGTGGTTACAAACTTGTTTTGTCAGTGCAGACAAAAATAATAGGATTTCCATGATGGAAGATTTCTATCACTTGAGGATTTATATCTTTTATCTTTCAAccgaataaattttttttttttttgctccaaGATGAGCGGCTAAGAAAGGCAaggggcgtgcacaagcctTAGCAGTTAGCGGAGCAAGTGGGGGCAAGGCCCGCACACAATCATTGCTCACACTTCCAGAAATGTGCCTTTACCTGGATTCGAACTAACGAGGATTCGGATACCAATAAATCACTTGATCGTTAGTAACTCGAGCACTCTTTGTCCATTCAGAAACAACAGAGTTAAAAAACCTCGGAGAAAAGCATCCTTTTATTAGATCTTCCTGTAAAACACACAAAATATGGCTCAAAGTTTTTCCTTGAGGAACTTGTCTTCCTGGTTTTGTTGTAGTTTCTCAATTCAATAGACATTTGCAGGATAAGTTTTCCTGATTATGGTAGTGCATCTTACTAAGTTTCTCTTCTGCGCAGGTGATGGAGATTTTAAAATTGGTTCAGAGAGAATTAAAAGGGGAAAACACCAAATTAATGTGACAATTTTCTTCTTCCAGGTAATTGAATGGTAtgattttgttcataaataaccTTTAATGCAATTTGATACCGCTCTATTTTCGCTTGTCGATTGAGCCGGAAAGATCTCTTTCAAATGCATAGTGATGCAGAAGTGTGTAATTTTTCATTTCAGAGCGGCCGAATACATTATTTCACCACGCAGGCATTTATTGAACAAGTATTATTATCGGCTGAATTTTTCAAGGAATCGACATCACCATATTTGTTGATCAGAGAGGTTTAGCAAAGATACCGAATTTTCGGCACCAAAACTCTAATGACTCTTAGTTTGTGAAAGATCTGATGCTATTTTCTTCGACTTTTCAGATGACACTTAGTTGTTCTTTTAGTAGCTTCATCATCGCCGTCATCACAATGTAAACAGTAGAACCATCAAGATCAAGTGTGTAGATCTTCTTAgccttttgtatttttgtttataattaaattcTTTATTGTTGTATATTAAgctcttttttaatattttgttttactgaTTTATGCTGGAATTGGTTGATGTTGTACATTTTCATACATGTGTTTTGTGAGTCAGAGAAACATGTAACTTGTAATCTGGATTCCATAGGTCAATAAatctcttaattaattttagtttGGTGTGTTAATGTTTGTATTACATAATCTAATGTGGTTCTGAATTAAGGTATTTAgagataaaattaatttttttttttcaaagtactTTAATATAGTTTTCATTATGAATGCTATAGAAATACTGATGCTACTTGTAGCAACAGCAATAATGTAGTAACCACCTgtgttttactgtagcagtcaaAACATTGTAATTATTTCACCTACAAATATATTTTCGAATTAATTCTAACCATTCATTCGCCACTGAtcaacaatataattttatctcCACTGATCAACAAAGAATACAGTTCAAATTCCATGATAGGTAATACTAAACAAATAGCTAACAAGCACAATGCAAACAAGAACATCATACCATAATATAAtttccaataaaaacataaaacagaGTTCAAATCCACAAGCCCACAACAATGCACTaaaccaaccaaaaaaaaaagggatacaTGAGCACAAGATAAACAATTCCATCATAATGTTCTTCTATGCATGCTAAACACCAAAAGTAACCTATACTTCTCTCTTTAGAAGCAATGTTTGTTTGCTTATATGCACCAGCAAAACTGATCAATTGCTATTTCTGCTTATATTCAGTActgtataaataaaaacaatgtttaTTTGCTTACATATATACTTTTCTCTTCAAGAAAACATTTTAAACTTCACTCAGAAGTTTAATTAATCTTCAGTTCCGcctcattttagtaattttctaACATCACAGTGCTTAAGGATGGCGTGTTCTTTCCCCTACCGAAATAATATGCAAAGAGGAATCAAATACCAACAATGAACAACAGAAAAATCCCAATTACAGTTTGAGGACCAGGCAGAATAACAGTCAAAACAAGGCACTTGATCTGGGATGGGTACATCAGCAGCAAACCGAATCAACTCAGAATGTGGAAAAGATCATAGATGCACCCATTGCAAAGCATCCAAAGGCTACCCATGGGCTTAATCTCTCACCTGAATCAACATTATAGTTTTAGTACCAATCCAGAAGTGACGGTGTCCCAAATGAAAGATGATGAATAATCAATTAACAGTAAACATGGCATTCAAGTATAACTAGATAAGCATCAAACTGAAGAGCATCCAAACTACCTGACACTTCTTACCATGTTATACTTGAATCTGCGAAAATCAGAAGCGCTTATCAGTATTGGTTATTATCCATTATTATCCATGTATTATGTGATTCCTCTAAGACGGTAAAGTTTAGGTTAATATTTTACTATTGCTTTGTTTCGATGAATCATTATCATACTATTTGCCACAGGAACAATTATGGTGGACCAAAAGGAATTCTTACTGTCACTTGGAATAATCACCTGGTTGCTTGTGTCAGAGTAATCTGACATGCTCTGCAGAAGGCCTTACTTAGCCTTGAGTAAAGATTCGTTCAACACTTTGAGGCGGAATAATTGACTAAAGAAACCTTTTTCTTATTACTTAAAAGCCTAAACATGTTGAATGAGCAGCCAGACCCAATTATCAATCAAAAAAATGCACGACACGCAagaaatttctcaaaataaagaAGAATGCTCTTCCTTTATTACATTCTTCCTCAGTTTGTTCACAGGCCTAAAGGAATTGGGTCAAATTAGATATCATCTTAGATaggttctttttcttttctgacAAACATCTGAGAAAGATGCATGTTGACGAAATGATGGTGATCATGTTGCAGATACAAAAAAATGCCACTCCTTAGGAAGACAGGAGCAACAATGTAAGATACAGGGTTCAGTGATATGAAATTTGTCGGAAGACCTATTCTATTTTAAATCCTTTGAATTAACAAAAGgagtatttattaattttcaataaaaaaaattattgcgaaGGCATTTGGCAAAAAAGAGGCAGGCTTTATAGAATGAGGAGAGGACCAGGTGCTTGTGGGCCCCCAGTGCGGCAAGTGCTTGTTGGATCCCTATCCTTAAGCTTATTACAAATTGATCTCCCATCTACCCACTACAATCCTAATTTCAAGTGGTACCATTATCCAAACATACAGCATAAAAAGCATCCAGAATTGCACAAAACAGGCAAACAAAAGTGCCATAATCTATTGTAAAGAGATAAATTATCCTGAATTTTGAACCAAATAACATACCAATTCTAGCTGCCTTCCAGAAGAAGCCACGGAACCTGTAAAAAGGTgaattttattatctttctagaaaagaaaaaaggaaaagggaaaTTTCGTATGCTCCATGCTTTATGATCATTTGCCACACTGCATGATATAAGGCATTAAGGATTTAAATATGCCATAACAATTTACCTAGAACTTCCTCATAAGGGATTGTGGCTCACCTATGTTATACTTTGACTAATTTTCACAAAGATTTCAGAGTGCCCATAAACATGGTTTAGACTTTTCTGCCAAATTCAATTGTGTAACTTCACACAATAGAATCAAGCACAAACAATATTATAAGAGGGAATGATGGCAGCGATGGGAAATAATTATAATGGCTCTATagaaaaatgacatttttatcGGGCGTGTTAGGATCGATATTAAGAACCAATCAAATCAGGGTCTAGCAAGGTCTCGAAAACACCATGGTTTCAAACTTCATATGAATTAATTCTAGGAAATTCTTTAAATCTAAAATAGACTCCTTTATTCAAATTTGCAATTCCACAGCCTACAGAAAGTGTGTTAGATGCAGAATTATCCACTTACCTGATGttacacaaaaaaaatcttactTCTAAAGTACCAATATTATTACCACATAATATTGAGGTttgcctctttttctttttcaggcATAATGGCCTCAAGGATGGACAACATAATCTGGCACACTAGGAGCAGAAGTCTATAGTTTAGTGGAAATATGCCCCAGATTCATATCTAGATCGTGAACAAAACAGTCTGCTATCTTCGCCTCATTGTCTGCCTTTACTTAGTCTTTCTTTCCTTGACAAGAGAACTGAAATCCTTCCAGCAGTTTTTTTATCTAAGGCCAGCAAGCGAGTCAAGCCTGTCCCTGCAAGCAAGTTCggactttcttttttttttagcccGCGAGTCTCCTTCTTTCCGTGAAGATCATGGAGTGTGAGCAGTACGAGCTGAAAGGCTCTCATACTTTTTGGAGTCCTCTTCAAACCTTTAGATTGGTGCATTTGCTTTGATAATTAACACCATGTCTTTGACAATCCAAAATCCAAACATAAGATGGTGGtgaaaaatacctaaatggaaATTATGTTTAGTAAGACCAAATCCTACAAgtccatcaaattttaaaagtagGATAAGCAAAATCCTCAAATTGTGATAAAGCGTTACTAGACTGATCAGATTTAAACTATAACGCATCACAAGTATAATAGCAAAAAAGCAAATTGAACAAGCAGAATTATCAGGTTCACATGAATAAATCATATTGATAAAGCAAAAAACATAATACCTAATGTTTGAAggaaatatcattaattattaattaataattgtattttcttttatcacCATAAAATTTTGGACCCATAAATTAATCCAAACCGTTAGAAAAGGCTAAACTCAACCAGTATTATCTAATAAATTAAAAGGCTAAACAACAAAACACTGTAAATAAAATGTTGTTGTATCCAGCTCAACAATAGAATAGAACAACAGAGGCTTAAAAACTCAATTCAACTCCCAAAGGAATCCCCTTCATAGTCCTATAAGGATGCTCTTCACAGTCATCCCACCAAGTCAATACCACTGATCAATGATTTTTGtctcctttgaacttcaagtggCTGATATCTAATTATGCCTCCCAACTTGAGCCTTGAACATCTCATCATCTATCTAGCCGATTTTCACACTCAATACCTAAAATTCTGGTCTACCAGGTTTTAAACACATCAAAGGACAAATTTTGCATGAGTTCTCCGGGGAAAAAGACACCTTTATGCAAAGCCCTAGGCCAATCTAGAGTTATAAGACTAAAAAACCTCTAATCAGCCACAGAACATGAAAGAACCCTAACACAATGAGATGATCATTGAAATGATTCTAAGAACATTACCCAGTTCGATGCTCCAGGATGGCGGGGAACTGCATCTTGATGTATGAGCAAGTGCAGATCACCAGCAGAACCACCGTCAAGAACGAATGGAAATTGAAGAGTGCTGACTGCCACCATGAAAGCAAACATCAATCTCCAATCCAATgctcaaaatcaaacaaaagactgcacaaaatgaagaaattttgGATCTTATTCGTTACCATAACGCGattcttttcttgattgatgAATCAATGCAGCGGGAGAAGCGGTGAGCGATCAGATCGGGTCAGAGATTTGAGGGTTCTCAGCTTGCCGAGTTCTAAAACTTCAATCACCTGGTAATTaaactaaatattattttaaaaaaaactttaaaaaaggagaaaaaaagcaaaaattagttctttaaattaaaatctcaTGTAATTACACAATCAGAAGACAACAGTTcacataaattcaaataaagaaGCCAACAACTGcaatttcttctctttttttctctacGATGGAAAACAAAATGGGAGAAATTGAAGATTTATAAGAACAAATCATTTTTGAGTGTGTTTTGCcggagctcggctcgtttaagctcgaAACCCCGCAGTAAACGAGGGGAACTCAAGCTCGGCTACGTCAATGGTCCTTTGGAGCAAGAGAGGAGAAGATAAAGAGAGGGAAAGCGTACCTGGGACAGCGCGGAGAAGAGAAGGAGTGACAAGTGCTCACAAACACCGACTTCTCGTGGGAAGACGAGAGACGAGGTTGGAAGGAAGCAAATAGGGCAACGAAGAAGGGAAATTTTCACAAAACCCCCtcagttttattttaatataaaaccccctagatttacaaataatttgcttcatatatatatatatatatcttgaatggaaaatttaaataaaaaaaatccttgtaatttcttatttttgcgAAATTGGGAACataggaattttttttgtttttaaactatgcgatttttaaagtttaaaaaaaaagaaaaaaatagttaattgCATTATTTGGCAAGAgcaaaattgatatttaatttgaaaatcaggctaaaaaccaaatgaaattatatgtgacaaatttttataatgaatttatcttgccaaataaaaaataatttaactagaaaaaccacataatttttttaaaaaaataataatctctATCTCACAAAATTGAGAAaacatttgaaatttttttcccatcttcaACCATTTCCATGATAAATCacttcacattaaaaaaaaaaaagagtttgaaaaATCAACTTGGGTCTCACAACATTACTATTATGTCTTTGTGAAacataaaaattactattatggccttattaaacattaattaataataatgaaatatatatttatgatttaattattttataaataataattatttaaaataaagattattagaaattaattaaaaaattctaagtatggaatgtaaaaatgttatttgaaataataattattttataaataataattacttataaaaaatatcattttttatacaAAGGGGTAAAAATATAATCTTAGCATAACCCCTATCTTAAATTTCACACAGAAgtttcattaatcttcagcTCCAACTCTACCCGTTGATAGCACTAGTAATtgtccccaaaaaaaaaaataaaataaaataaaataaaattatgtttgaaAGATAGTGAGTTAGTTATCAAAAGTTATTAACAAAAGTATCATTAATATTCGCTACCAATTTTCTAACATTAATACAGTGCTTAAGAATGGCATGTACTATGCCCTACCAAAATAATAAGCAAAGAGATTCATAACTTTAGATCaaattacaattttaatatatttaaaggtataaatatatatatatatacacacgtgTGAAATTGAATTATGCAATGAAATATTCAtctacatttattttaaaacaagaGTAATATATAGATTTAAGCTCCTTTCAATGCATATTGATAGTGCTAATAGGAAATTCAAACAAGACTTGATTCTTCAGCTACAACAAACACCTGTATTACACCTTTTAGTTCACCATATATACATGTAGAACAACAAgatcatttaattaaatcaagatAGGAACACTCAGATACAACCTGTTAAAGGAATGTAGATTTACCAATTGAGTTTGATCCAAGTCGCTTAAGCAAGTGGTTTCTGGTTTCAAGTTCAACTACTTGTgtatgtaaaaagaaaaaacacccGGGGAGAGATTTACTCCCTTGTTAAGATTCCCAGTACTTCACCCTGAACTAGTTTAGAGTCCAGGGCTCTTAGAAAGCCAGTAGGTCAAagaccaataaaaaaaaaaatctgattttgtccctaaatatatataaacttcatTCAGAATGAAAATATTGACAAACTAGCAAAGGTTAACCAATTAAAGACATGAACATTGTTGAACAGGATAAATCATCAGCAAAGAAACACCATGAAAGTTGATAAATAAGAGCAACAACCAACAATACACTCCACTTCAAAGTCTTAACCATGCTACATAATTGATTCATCCAAACTTGAGTCTTTGTAGAACCAGACTTACAAATttaaataagtatttaaaaaaactcatctAGAAACTTtgtcaataaaataaagcatctTGATGCTCATCCCATAAGAAAAGTCTGAAGTTACAAAAACAAGGTGTTCATATATTGATCCAAACAATATACAAAGTGAAAGGAATTCTCACATTCTCATACTCAATAATACAAATGATTAAAGATCAGGATAATAATATGGCATTCTCAATAATACAATGCATGCCATTTTGTAACTCAGTATGGTTACATCATCATTTGCAGGTAAATGCGTGTCATGTTTCCTTAATGATTACTAAAAGATAACCAAACATAGAGGTGATTGCTGCAATAAGGAACATCAATAagcaaaataaacattaaatggAAAggtttaatgataaaaaaaagtttataacaGGTTACTGAACCGAGTACTAACcgtaaaatttaatataaaaatggcAACCACTCACTAATTGCTGAGAGGGTGCATACATTTCTCAAgcattgaataaaaatatgggAAAGAGCTACAAAAGCTGAATGACTATCAGACTGATAACATATGCACCCCACTTCACTCCTCCCTTAATagtgtaatttaatttttttttttttatttctttaaccatatatgtattatatttttggaaGAAATTTATTATTCATGGATGTCATGACTCATACATACAATTTAAAGCGACAACCACCtctagttgttttttttttttttttatttctttagcattaactatcaaaataaattgcctagaaatacataaaacaattaataattcATAGTATAAGTTATCATCATAATTATTACAATATCAAATTACAAAGCCAAGGTGTTGGATGACTTGTCTATATTCAACATAAACATGAAGTGAGCATTgacaaaaagtaaataagaagaataagagaaAAACCAAAAGAGAAATCAGAGAACCAAAAACATACTTATAAGGTCAAAATCCAGTAAAAGCTAACACATAAAACTTGAACAAGATCATTAACAATATAGTTTAATGTCCAGTAATTACAAAGACCATGTTCAAAACCTATGTTCATAACCATGCCCGTTTAATCAAACAATAACTTAGTAGGAAAAACAACAAGAATTGAAACAAGGCATCCATAACTTCATAATGCTCTACACATGATAAATACCAAAGAATAGCTAGCAAGCATAATTcaaacaagaatacaaacaCTAATTTTAATTACCACCAAATATATAGAACAATGTTCAAAATCCCATAACCAcacaaaaagtaaataagaagATAAGAAATCAGAGGGCCCAAAAACATACTAGCAAGGTCAAAATGCAGCAATATACAATAAGCAAAATTCAAACAAGATCATCAACAATATAATTCAGTTTCCACTGATCAACAAAGAACACAGTTCTAATTCCATGACCAGTACTCCTGATGCTCCACATGCTACATACCAAAGAAATAGCCAACAAGCACAATGCAAACAAGAACATCAAACTATAATATAATTTCCAGTAGTAACAAACAACAGAGTTCAAATTCTCAAGCTCAAAACAATACCCACATAACCAACCACAGATTCAATAAGccaaaccaacaaaaacaaaaagatggcaTCCACATGAGCATAAGATAAACAATTCCGTCATAATGATCTTCTATGCATGCTAAACACCAAAAGAAACACCCCAAAAATTCAGCATGCAattgaaaagaagagaaagtcATCAACCTGATTTTCCATTCGCTTCCAAATAGAGCTTCAACGCTTCCTTCACCATCCGATACCACACTATATCGTAATACTTTTCCTTAACCCATAGTTGTCGAAACTCCCGATCCAACTTCTTCGCCTCGGATCTATCCACCAATGGCAACCCTTTCTCCACATAAGCTTTGATGCGCTTATTatcacttctattgattgcttCCCTTAAGTacacaaaatcatcatcatcatcctcctcgtCTTTGGAGTCATTGGgggatgatggtggtggtggaggcTTCTCGAAAAGCTTCCGTTTTGTGCCTCTGCCATTACTAGTCTTCCTCGCAGATGCCTTGGCTTCGGCATTGGGCGAAAATGAAGGGGAATTTTTGGAGTTGTTAGGCTTGATGGAAGAATCAAGGAGCTTGGGTTTGGAACCAGAGGCCTCTTCCTCCTCATCACCGGAGCTGGAACCAGAGCCCTCTCCCTCCTCATCGCCGGAGCTAGATCCTCCTCCTTGTTGCTGCTCTTCGACAGCTTCGTCTTCCATCGGAGAAGGGGCTGCTTCCTGATCGGATTCCTCGTCGGAGGATGATGGTGGAGGTTGGGCGGAGGGTTTGGGAAGGGAGCGTTTTGTGGCCATTGGAAGAGAAAGGTCACAcctttgataaattttatttctagggttttactACTCACCACTACTAAGGGCAAATAtggtatttcacattttctattttaaataattttttataaaaatttatggaattcgggaaaaaaaaaaaggtatttaaGCTTGAGTGGATTtggttttatataaaaataggggggaaaatgcaaaaaaagaaaagaaatgtaCAAATATACCCCTCCATTAGTGATTAGCGTATAAACCACACACCATACACAAAAATAcacttaaaaaaatcatatatttgtaCCCAAAAATCATTtgtatttctattattttaccAGCATTTTCACCTTGAATGTAATAGATTTAATTGCTATACAGGTCCCTGTAATGGtgtattttttacttttttttttaatccttgcaatatttttaggtacaatttaATACTCATATTTGATCGAATTGGATCGTTCTAGtccataataatatttttagatacaattaagtccttgcaATTTACACTTACTCATTTACACTATGGACTAGAATGACCACTATATATGAGGACtaaattatacctaaaaatattacaaagactaaaagggcaaaaaatacacaattacagggactGTACAGCaattaaaccaatttaataattcatcataaatcacaTATAAATAACATTTGCTAATAACACCgtcaaaacacaaataattatatatgctaGTATGACTTATACAAAGGCACATACAAGAATATGCACTTTTATAAGgttatatatgcaaatttcaAGCAAGGCAGACAAACTGGCCTTTCTATACTTGAAATCTTTTTTGTACAACATTCAACAACACTCACAAACTTATGCAAATAACTGATTGATAAAGGCCAAACATTTGAATGATTGAACCTTGATTCCCTTCCCAAACTTGAATTGAAACCAAAAATTTATATGAagattcattaattaataactaaagaaaaaaaaataaggttcTTCCCAAGCTTTGCGATAGCTGCTGATCGATATTACGAGCAATGATGTACAAGAAATAAGTCATCAGTAGGCAAGTTCACCAGCAAATTCCCTCACGAAACAATTCCATGCTAGTAATGCTGCCCCCACAGCCGGTTCCACCTGCTAATGAGAAAATTAACATGTATACGAGGATTTGAAAATCTTCGATTACAATGAGGAAAATGTTTTGCAACTCAACTTAAGTTAATTGATGAAAGCATGCAAAGCTGAAACATGGGAAGCATTTGCATGAGATATTGAAGGTTGTTAGAGataatgtatttaaatttattagagATTCTAATATTAGTGCAAGCTCAGTTCTTTCGTTCTATAAGTTTGGTAAATGTGTTTGCAATTTGTAATATGGCTTGTTAAAAAGAGTAGCATGTATCAAATGAACGTATTAGATATCCAAAAGTATAATTGAGATGCtcattgttattttatataatggaAGCAAGGAATTTATAGAAGATATTTTATCACGGCAGCGCATGCATCTTCTCACTTGTATTTCTAAATAACTAGAAATGCACTAAATAAAGCAGAAGCTTACAGACCTTGGGTCGAATTGGCTGAACTCCTGGGTATACCTTAGAGACGCAACCGACAACTTCTTTCCCGATATCCCACCTCTTATTTGGTTGAAGAACTCCTCCAACCATAACTAATGGAAATGTGCCTTTTCCATCTGCATTTTACAAGAATAAAACATCTGAATTTATATCAAGAATAAATTTTATCTGCATTTTACTGTTTGGCTTGTTGCAAAACATGTGGAGCTTATTATACAAAACGTGTGATCATGGCCATGGTAAATATACCTCCACCACACAACCCAAGCCTCTTGACAACAGCCATGACACTCTCAGCAAGCTCCAGCACTGACCCACGCAAAATTCTATTTGCAACTTCATCACCGGCTTCAGCAGAAGAAACAACCACAGGAACAAGTTCTGCAATACGAGCCCAAGAAGTATCGGAATAGGT
Proteins encoded in this window:
- the LOC120252863 gene encoding protein kish-A-like, which gives rise to MSALFNFHSFLTVVLLVICTCSYIKMQFPAILEHRTGFRGFFWKAARIGERLSPWVAFGCFAMGASMIFSTF